One Triticum dicoccoides isolate Atlit2015 ecotype Zavitan chromosome 5B, WEW_v2.0, whole genome shotgun sequence genomic window carries:
- the LOC119309776 gene encoding uncharacterized protein LOC119309776: MASLAACAYSSLGPAARVCMAPRQRPASPFLLLAAPARVHLPPADRTAPRSLSTSLSVVRPRVHRCDSDPERASDDAGVGLPSRDPTVDVECHYHVAAMDLSDDTDAGLVLGGPAVVEPHELAANQDQDEPRYVTETDLLDDLEDDEVVYPLGLNGRELRELRDTDFSRDAIDERFRRESKEAKAAVIGAVTGVVRPLRELLDDVRRFKSVVDTQEFHIGMPFGAIMTCMGLYELWKLSPSTCIEVAMYYAFYKLSAIAADVRRRGFSPDWIIRIKLGIIIAVLVKDLGKAIVPLDYVRCVIFFIYSLSVAFDVQGVKKFYAKMLLPVIFHMAKHPMETEPQWKRVKPTGQVKVSKYSQNNVLCWEDDVS; encoded by the exons ATGGCGTCTCTGGCTGCATGCGCGTACTCGTCTCTTGGACCGGCCGCGAGGGTTTGCATGGCACCGCGGcagcggccggcctcccccttcctcctgCTAGCCGCCCCTGCGCGCGTACATCTCCCGCCGGCCGACCGAACGGCGCCACGTTCCCTGTCGACGTCGCTGTCCGTAGTGCGCCCGCGCGTGCACCGCTGCGATTCTGATCCCGAGCGCGCCAGCGACGATGCCGGCGTCGGCTTGCCTTCGCGCGATCCGACCGTCGATGTCGAGTGCCACTACCATGTGGCGGCCATGGACCTCAGCGACGACACCGACGCCGGCTTGGTCCTGGGCGGCCCGGCCGTCGTGGAGCCCCACGAGCTCGCGGCCAACCAAGACCAGGACGAGCCCCGCTATGTGACGGAGACGGACCTCTTGGATGACCTCGAGGACGACGAAGTCGTGTATCCCTTGGGGCTGAACGGCAGGGAGCTCCGCGAGTTAAGAGACACGGACTTCAGCCGGGACGCGATCGACGAGCGGTTCCGGCGCGAGTCCAAGGAGGCCAAGGCCGCCGTGATTGGCGCCGTCACCGGCGTGGTCCGTCCACTCCGGGAACTCCTCGACGACGTGCGGCGCTTCAAGAGCGTCGTCGACACCCAAGAGTTCCACATCGGCATGCCCTTCGGCGCCATCATGACGTGCATGGGGTTGTACGAACTGTGGAAGCTTAGCCCCTCCACGTGCATCGAGGTCGCCATGTACTACGCCTTCTACAAGCTCAGCGCCATCGCGGCCGACGTCCGGCGGCGTGGCTTCTCTCCCGACTGGATAATCAGGATCAAACTCG GTATAATTATTGCGGTGCTTGTCAAAGATCTTGGCAAAGCCATTGTCCCCCTTGATTATGTCAG GTGTGTGATCTTCTTCATCTACAGTCTTTCGGTGGCATTTGACGTGCAGGGTGTGAAGAAATTTTACGCAAAAATGTTACTTCCTGTGATCTTCCACATGGCAAAACATCCGATGGAAACGGAACCACAGTGGAAACGAGTCAAACCGACAGGACAGGTCAAGGTTTCTAAATATTCACAAAACAATGTACTATGTTGGGAAGATGATGTTTCATAA
- the LOC119310911 gene encoding uncharacterized protein LOC119310911 isoform X2: protein MLKFFHLLQNLQGPGCSSKGLMFGLDLNHCILGFLEAPAFEDGILEKYPIFLNIVLNHVSDDGFDLSCAVSCLKASFEMLGCKLWLRTTLSPSVIRNTLLGQCFHTRDEKSHKEIFDLFIPFLQSLEALQDGEHEKQRRNILYFLLHQVTRSSNFSALMRKNATKIALLIVQRGYTMNPPCPASECAHMWGPSLICSLNDTSLHSSLRQPAFDLINILIVSDASALISFKLKYESATKGDSSNSVMFVEDEDELPFADDTAEKEYSCWSDFRALNKLTFRGCKDWTCVPLLWYLVMVQLEPSKLPMAFSKAVFWALSHISILEPGLAMDLSVPVNDWLSSHAGEVSSTFSWQVPNGADDGGGGKDCINTLKVSKFGTLLLRIFKRFAIRVIMQIEQCGLQKQWTWEPMMAESLILALVDPNDNVRQAGRAVMEHVSQARGLTPGLQFLCSSASSLSAVFVGLRYAVQLVERQSLLADFHSLHHLFFVIFKLVKEDIAQQPSIPQPAKPSEGGFLRQPFSNVPITPPEHAVDIISWEKFSTLLSATLWPLISTCLIKGEELINTKQCQISCVRVLELLPLVYSRVNSYCAELFSMMTMVPDPSDMTWLFHLINWGKSSLLVISRHWKQCMLSLFKILKGSHGDTIQRYIEDLGDTISHDVIDMDELKGRISNLNLAVFKKVPTKSVETIPSLIRHADQERHTGRDNLETMKPSHASDTEHIILLSDSEENLPTDDVIGEEVLSSVKENDGFTASDLLKNPSVQTMPVEDKHVFLKQQTRSDVSASSRPVSTENRGTRAASKGLGGTKMPSVPANKNSTSLLPNKVKSSVSATTQPSRPNLSSDVCKFKSIFRDISDDEDDPLEHALDNYRRPQIRVTKSAILIPKRQIVQLQLPAERRQSSGRSDTSFRRFSPPKLDSWFKNILEMDYFAIVGLSSSETVKKPALKQIPVCFDSQVQYVEIFQPLVIEEFKAQLQNAYVETPPEDMMCGSISILSVERVDEFLVVRGRAENTVCVKSKGCIENDLILLTKDPLKSSGQQVHVLGKVDRRESDKNKALIIVIKFYLSNEIPRLNKVKRLLVERSKWFLNRVLSMTPQLREFSALSSLNDIPVLPVILNPVSCTATNHESVKVYLDKLARPLRKVLKSSYNDSQLQAVSIAIGSASSKTKCDLSLIQGPPGTGKTKTIVAIVSALLSLHADNSYNLPRNESLASAEFTKPRTKISQTAAVARAWQDAALAKQQIKDSQRENPRTERLSKGILSRGRALICAQSNAAVDELVSRLSNGLYDTEGKLYRPYIVRVGNAKTVHPNSIPFFIDTLVEQRLSDELKINDESKISSDGESSGSLRARLEKVVDRIRYYESRRKLVEGDKTETGSSVPDEDEMDEVSDEAIGAKLNILYTQKRAVSSELATAHAREKKIADENKSLKHKVRKSILGEAEIVVTTLSGCGGDIYGVCSETASAKKYGNFSEQALFDVVVIDEAAQALEPATLIPLQLLKSKGTKCIMVGDPKQLPATVMSGLASKFLYECSMFERLQRAGYPVIMLTKQYRMHPDISRFPSLHFYENKLLDGAQKAEKSAPFHDHSCLGPYMFFDIADGRERSGTSAAAQSLSNQFEADAALEILSFLKNRYPADFSCRKIGIITPYRSQLSLLRSRFTSFFGPEIVAEMEINTVDGFQGREVDILVLSTVRASNSSGDRHHTGEARSIGFVADVRRMNVALTRARFSLWIVGNARTLQTNSHWASLLQNAKERNMLISVQKPYSLIFQNVHGTTHSHLKQQKENEKADMTNSWTVNAQLHKEHVRLADSATEKKGKSLREDQAKQASRWDQKTRKTEASTLRKLSQENEARTQNDDMRVTKGSLKQDIDQDSVIRKQGAEKKLSVQDVNQLELAKRLATGDPHDGSRVRRQRELNKPVNGNADMVTDKALFKHGPSENPKVRLHHNDKKAANQNNDMGTIKGSSKHESVVKSAAKQDDGSSSAQHREMQNLIQKAKGARKFSETPRFSNSNKEGSLLKHDAVSELANRNSGTGPPTIPDMKKNKVKGARKFTEQPRSGNSNQVDPSVSSHFDGTSSHIRDLTTSQAAKQTVTSQKDQIAARKRQREDVESLLSSALISSKKPKKKQK, encoded by the exons gggaccatctttgatatGCTCGTTAAATGATACATCCTTGCATAGTTCTCTGCGTCAACCTGCGTTTGATCTCATCAATATTCTCATAGTTTCTGATGCTTCTGCCTTGATTTCCTTTAAACTGAAGTATGAGTCTGCCACAAAGGGTGATTCAAGCAACTCTGTCATGTTTGTCGAGGACGAGGATGAATTGCCTTTTGCCGATGATACCGCGGAAAAGGAGTACAGCTGTTGGAGTGATTTCAGAGCTCTGAACAAGTTGACATTTAGGGGATGCAAGGATTGGACATGTGTCCCTTTGTTATGGTATCTGGTAATGGTTCAGTTGGAACCCTCTAAACTGCCTATGGCTTTTTCGAAAGCAGTGTTTTGGGCTCTATCTCATATTTCTATTTTGGAGCCTGGGTTAGCTATGGACTTGTCAGTGCCTGTAAATGATTGGTTATCGTCACATGCTGGAGAAGTCTCGTCAACATTTTCATGGCAAGTTCCAAATGGTGCTGATGATGGTGGAGGTGGGAAGGATTGCATCAATACTCTCAAGGTGTCAAAATTTGGTACCCTGTTATTGAGAATATTTAAAAG ATTTGCAATCCGTGTCATCATGCAAATTGAGCAATGTGGGCTTCAAAAGCAATGGACATGGGAACCAATGATGGCGGAAAGCTTGATTTTGGCACTAGTTGATCCCAATGAT AATGTGCGGCAAGCAGGGAGGGCTGTCATGGAACATGTATCCCAAGCACGGGGTTTGACTCCTGGGCTTCAATTTCTGTGCTCGAGTGCATCTTCACTGTCTGCTGTTTTCGTGGGTCTAAGATATGCAGTGCAGCTG GTGGAAAGGCAGTCACTTTTGGCAGATTTTCATAGTCTTCATCACTTGTTTTTTGTCATATTCAAATTAGTCAAGGAGGACATTGCTCAACAGCCTTCAATTCCACAGCCAGCAAAACCTTCTGAAGGTGGTTTCTTGCGTCAACCATTTTCAAATGTACCAATTACCCCACCAGAACATGCTGTAGATATTATTTCCTGGGAGAAGTTCAGCACTTTGCTTTCAGCAACTCTCTGGCCTTTAATTTCCACGTGCCTGATAAAGGGAGAGGAGCTAATAAATACCAAACAATGTCAG ATATCATGTGTTCGAGTGCTTGAGTTGCTTCCCCTAGTCTACAGCAGAGTCAACTCATATTGTGCTGAGCTATTCAGTATGATGACAATGGTTCCGGACCCTAGTGATATGACATGGCTTTTTCACTTGATTAACTGGGGGAAATCATCTCTGCTTGTGATCAGCAGACACTGGAAACAGTGCATGCTATCTTTATTTAAAATATTAAAGGGTTCACATGGTGACACCATTCAACGCTACATTGAAGATCTTGGTGATACCATTTCACACG ATGTAATTGATATGGATGAACTTAAAGGGAGAATTTCTAATCTTAATCTTGCGGTGTTCAAGAAGGTGCCCACAAAATCAGTTGAAACCATTCCTTCTCTGATTAGGCACGCAGATCAGGAGAGACATACTGGTCGGGACAATCTTGAGACCATGAAGCCCTCTCACGCGTCAGACACCGAACACATAATTCTTCTTTCGGACAGTGAAGAAAATTTGCCTACAGATGATGTCATTGGTGAGGAGGTTTTGTCTTCAGTGAAGGAGAATGACGGATTTACTGCTTCCGATCTGTTAAAAAATCCCTCTGTACAAACAATGCCAGTTGAAGATAAACATGTGTTCTTAAAACAGCAGACACGTAGTGATGTTAGTGCCTCTTCAAGACCTGTATCGACGGAGAATAGAGGCACACGTGCTGCCTCAAAAGGATTAGGTGGAACAAAGATGCCAAGTGTTCCAGCCAATAAAAATAGTACTTCCCTTTTACCAAACAAGGTTAAATCATCTGTTAGCGCCACTACTCAACCATCCCGTCCAAATTTGTCATCGGATGTATGCAAATTTAAGTCAATTTTCAGAGATATATCTGATGATGAAGATGATCCCTTAGAGCATGCACTTGATAATTACAGAAGACCACAAATTCGTGTAACAAAGTCTGCCATATTAATTCCTAAAAGGCAAATAGTTCAACTTCAGTTGCCTGCTGAAAGGAGACAGTCTTCTGGTAGATCGGATACCAGTTTCCGACGTTTTAGTCCTCCTAAGCTGGACAGTTGGTTTAAGAATATATTGGAAATGGATTACTTTGCTATTGTCGGGCTATCTTCTTCAGAGACAGTAAAGAAACCTGCTTTAAAACAAATTCCTGTCTGCTTTGATTCACAAGTTCAATATGTTGAGATTTTCCAGCCACTTGTTATAGAAGAGTTCAAAGCTCAGTTGCAGAATGCTTATGTTGAAACCCCTCCTGAAGATATGATGTGCGGCTCTATTTCTATACTCTCAGTTGAAAGAGTTGATGAGTTTCTTGTTGTTCGTGGGCGTGCTGAGAACACAGTGTGTGTCAAATCTAAAGGGTGTATAGAGAATGATCTAATACTGCTTACCAAGGATCCACTGAAAAGCTCTGGTCAGCAAGTCCATGTGCTTGGAAAG GTGGATCGGCGTGAGAGTGACAAAAATAAGGCTTTAATTATTGTAATAAAGTTCTACCTCTCGAATGAGATTCCACGTTTAAATAAAGTGAAACGGCTTCTTGTTGAAAGAAGTAAATGGTTCTTGAATCGGGTTTTGAGCATGACTCCTCAACTCCGAGAATTCAGTGCTCTCTCATCATTAAATGACATCCCAGTGCTTCCAGTAATCCTGAATCCTGTTTCATGTACTGCAACCAACCATGAATCTGTAAAAGTGTATCTTGATAAACTTGCACGCCCTCTGCGGAAAGTATTGAAGTCTTCTTACAATGACAGCCAGCTCCAAGCTGTAAGTATTGCCATTGGGTCAGCAAGCTCGAAAACAAAATGTGATCTGTCTCTTATTCAGGGCCCTCCAG GTACAGGTAAAACAAAAACTATTGTTGCGATCGTGAGTGCATTGCTTTCTTTACATGCCGACAACTCTTACAATTTACCAAGAAATGAATCGCTGGCTAGTGCTGAATTTACCAAGCCAAGAACAAAGATTAGTCAAACTGCTGCAGTAGCTAGAGCTTGGCAGGATGCAGCCCTGGCTAAACAACAGATAAAGGATTCCCAGAGAGAAAACCCGAGGACAGAACGGCTTTCAAAAGGCATCCTTTCAAGAGGAAGGGCTCTAATATGTGCGCAGTCAAATGCTGCAGTTGATGAACTTGTGTCAAGACTCAGTAATGGATTGTATGATACTGAAGGAAAGCTGTATAGACCTTATATAGTGAGGGTTGGTAATGCAAAGACAGTTCATCCTAATTCAATTCCTTTCTTTATTGACACACTTGTTGAACAAAGGTTGTCAGACGAGTTAAAGATTAATGATGAATCCAAAATTTCATCCGATGGCGAATCATCTGGTTCACTCAGGGCTAGGTTGGAGAAGGTTGTAGACAGAATTAGATATTATGAGTCACGGCGAAAACTAGTGGAGGGTGATAAGACAGAAACTGGATCTTCTGTGCCCGATGaagatgagatggatgaagtttctGATGAAGCAATTGGTGCAAAGCTCAATATTTTATATACACAGAAAAGGGCAGTTTCTTCAGAACTTGCCACTGCTCATGCACGTGAAAAGAAAATAGCTGATGAAAACAAGTCTCTTAAGCACAAGGTAAGGAAGTCAATTCTCGGAGAAGCAGAGATTGTTGTGACAACGCTCAGTGGGTGTGGAGGTGATATTTACGGAGTTTGCTCGGAAACTGCTTCAGCTAAGAAATATGGGAATTTCTCTGAGCAAGCTTTGTTTGATGTTGTTGTTATCGATGAAGCTGCACAG GCTCTTGAGCCTGCAACTTTGATTCCACTTCAGCTACTCAAGTCGAAAGGAACTAAGTGCATAATG GTTGGTGATCCGAAGCAGCTACCTGCTACCGTGATGTCTGGATTGGCTAGCAAGTTTCTCTATGAGTGCAGCATGTTTGAACGCCTACAAAGAGCTGGTTATCCAGTTATTATGCTCACTAAACAG TACCGAATGCATCCTGACATTAGCAGATTCCCGTCGTTGCATTTCTATGAAAACAAACTGCTGGATGGTGCTCAGAAGGCTGAGAAATCAGCCCCTTTCCATGATCACAGTTGTCTTGGTCCATACATGTTCTTTGATATTGCCGATGGTCGTGAGCGTTCTGGAACAAGTGCTGCTGCACAATCACTCTCTAATCAATTTGAAGCTGATGCAGCACTTGAAATACTGTCATTTTTAAAGAACAG ATATCCAGCAGATTTCTCCTGTAGAAAGATAGGGATCATAACTCCGTACAGGAGTCAACTCTCCTTGCTGCGTTCAAGGTTCACATCTTTTTTTGGGCCTGAAATTGTTGCTGAGATGGAAATCAATACTGTGGATGGATTTCAAGGTCGGGAAGTTGACATCTTGGTGTTGTCAACTGTTAGAGCCTCCAACTCCTCAGGTGACAGGCATCACACTGGTGAAGCACGTAGCATTGGGTTTGTTGCAGATGTTAGGCGTATGAATGTTGCGCTAACACGTGCCAGGTTTTCTCTATGGATAGTTGGTAACGCAAGAACATTGCAGACAAATTCACACTGGGCTTCCTTATTACAGAATGCTAAAGAACGGAATATGCTCATCTCAGTTcagaagccctatagtctgatcttTCAAAATGTTCATGGTACTACCCATAGTCACCTTAAGCAGCAGAAGGAAAATGAAAAGGCTGATATGACAAATTCGTGGACAGTCAATGCACAACTCCATAAAGAACATGTGAGACTTGCTGACAGTGCTACAGAAAAGAAAGGTAAAAGTTTACGTGAGGATCAGGCAAAACAAGCATCACGCTGGGATCAAAAGACTCGTAAAACTGAAGCCTCCACCTTGAGAAAATTGAGTCAAGAAAATGAAGCGAGAACGCAGAATGATGATATGAGAGTTACCAAGGGCTCATTGAAACAAGATATTGATCAGGATTCGGTGATAAGAAAGCAAGGGGCAGAAAAGAAGTTGTCCGTGCAGGATGTAAATCAGCTGGAGCTTGCTAAAAGGTTGGCAACAGGGGATCCCCATGATGGCTCTCGTGTCcgaagacaaagggaattgaataagcCTGTTAATGGGAATGCTGATATGGTAACTGATAAGGCCTTATTTAAGCATGGTCCATCTGAGAATCCCAAGGTGAGGTTACATCATAACGACAAAAAGGCTGCCAACCAAAACAATGATATGGGAACCATCAAGGGTTCGTCAAAACATGAGTCTGTTGTAAAATCAGCGGCCAAGCAGGATGATGGTTCTTCATCAGCACAACACCGTGAAATGCAGAATTTGATACAAAAGGCTAAAGGAGCAAGGAAGTTTTCTGAAACACCAAGGTTCAGTAATTCAAACAAAGAGGGTTCCTTGCTTAAACATGACGCAGTTTCGGAATTAGCAAATAGGAACAGTGGTACTGGTCCACCAACAATCCCTGATATGAAGAAAAATAAGGTCAAGGGGGCAAGGAAGTTTACTGAACAACCAAGATCTGGGAACTCGAATCAGGTGGATCCATCAGTTTCATCACATTTTGATGGAACAAGCAGCCATATACGGGACCTCACGACAAGCCAAGCTGCTAAGCAAACTGTAACTAGTCAAAAGGACCAAATTGCAGCGAGGAAGCGTCAAAGGGAGGACGTTGAATCTTTACTTTCCTCAGCTCTTATATCATCAAAGAAGCCTAAGAAGAAACAAAAATGA